The proteins below are encoded in one region of Danio rerio strain Tuebingen ecotype United States chromosome 14, GRCz12tu, whole genome shotgun sequence:
- the nrg2b gene encoding neuregulin 2b isoform X6 has protein sequence MHNHLHQNMCAEHPNRMLANGPNHPGPGPEEIPMVDYISKNVPATERVVRHGTETSGNFSGSRMSSRSHHTSTASHTSSHRHEERTWSMERTDSIHSDCQSGALSSSVGTSKCSSPACMEARARRAAYCGYPDATQCSLQYGDSYDSLRDSPHSDRYVSALTTPARLSPVDFHSSLPPQVPTFQITTPNASHALSLPPAASAIAMAAYSPDDDQPLLYRYRRSRRPYYAAESTGSLPSSPYRFVDDEDYETTQEYMSSREQPKKSSGSRRWRRRSRINGHTPGPRNYSSQSCLSDSEWEDEEVGDLGHGESTPFLSMQNMNATEPATIYRPNDTRTFSNTGRSGSRPNVQANKLTQSRFRPDNAPL, from the exons TATATATCTAAGAATGTCCCGGCAACTGAACGAGTAGTACGACATGGAACTGAAACATCAGGCAATTTCTCGGGCAGCCGAATGTCGTCACGGTCCCACCACACCTCCACAGCGTCTCACACTTCCAGCCACCG GCACGAGGAGCGCACATGGAGTATGGAGCGGACGGACAGCATTCATTCAGATTGCCAGTCGGGGGCGCTCTCCTCCTCCGTCGGCACCAGTAAATGCAGTAGCCCGGCGTGTATGGAGGCACGTGCCCGCCGTGCCGCCTACTGTGGTTATCCTGATGCCACACAGTGCTCTCTGCAGTATGGAGACTCGTATGACTCCCTGCGGGACTCGCCTCACAGCGACAG GTACGTGTCTGCTCTGACCACGCCTGCTCGTCTCTCACCGGTGGACTTTCACTCCTCACTGCCCCCGCAGGTGCCTACCTTTCAGATCACCACACCCAACGCCAGCCACGCCCTGTCCCTGCCGCCCGCCGCCTCGGCCATTGCAATGGCGGCTTACTCGCCCGACGATGACCAGCCCCTGCTGTACCGCTACCGCCGCTCCCGGCGGCCATATTATGCGGCAGAGAGCACAGGCTCCCTTCCGTCCAGCCCGTACCGTTTCGTGGACGATGAGGATTACGAGACCACACAGGAATACATGTCCTCCCGAGAGCAGCCAAAAAAAAGCAGCGGCAGCCGGCGTTGGCGCAGGAGATCGCGGATCAACGGGCACACTCCAGGCCCTAGGAACTACAGTTCTCAAAGCTGCCTGTCAGACAGCGAGTGGGAGGACGAGGAGGTCGGTGACCTCGGCCACGGCGAGAGCACGCCATTTCTCAGTATGCAGAACATGAACGCCACCGAACCGGCCACCATCTACCGACCCAACGACACGCGGACTTTCAGCAACACGGGACGCTCGGGCTCCCGACCTAACGTGCAGGCCAACAAACTGACACAGTCGCGGTTCAGACCGGACAATGCACCCCTTTAA
- the si:dkey-160o24.3 gene encoding N-acetyllactosaminide beta-1,3-N-acetylglucosaminyltransferase 2: MASCLCRYRRRIILFCSPCILLLPVCIYVMIAMSYVMKHGDTGGYAGPGTYVSTVSLPLLPDRFIARGLKRSRDLAPHPEKSFWRSELESGALWNIIQYMMDRQRNPILSPNLTIETSSNLERSKSENGCSPNSNIDITMPDFLTLPTQMKNFVRTMHCRDYAIIIDPSDVCNHGPLAKKWAPMLLLAIKTQTANFENREAIRETWGRSGRIKTRDGQLKIVRRVFLLGKSKSRQHEEKLQLESKKYGDILQWEFTDAFFNLTLKDVLFWEWFSRRCPHARFIFKGDDDVFVRTPAVLDYLQAVEANESLSDESKNMESFVIGDVIHNAAPIRTNNTKYFIPESFFKGLYPSYPGGGGVVYSGSLAHRLLEVSQRVHLFPIDDVYLGMCLRRLGVYPVHHPAFLTFDFPKDEPKEPCANHTILLVHKRSPAEMFKLWFETLIPSPECRNATLRVKPRPD; the protein is encoded by the coding sequence ATGGCTTCATGTCTGTGTCGATACCGCCGGCGGATCATCTTGTTCTGTTCACCATGCATACTGCTGCTTCCAGTCTGCATCTACGTCATGATTGCCATGTCCTATGTCATGAAACACGGTGACACCGGTGGGTATGCCGGCCCTGGAACCTATGTCTCTACTGTTTCTCTTCCTTTACTGCCAGACCGCTTTATAGCCCGTGGTCTTAAACGCTCCAGAGATCTGGCCCCACATCCGGAAAAATCCTTCTGGAGAAGCGAGCTAGAAAGCGGGGCACTATGGAACATCATCCAGTACATGATGGATCGCCAGCGCAACCCCATCCTAAGTCCAAATCTAACTATAGAAACATCCAGTAATTTGGAAAGATCCAAAAGTGAGAATGGATGTTCTCCAAATTCTAACATTGACATTACGATGCCTGATTTCCTCACTCTACCTACCCAGATGAAGAACTTCGTGAGGACAATGCATTGTAGAGACTATGCCATAATCATAGACCCTTCAGATGTTTGCAATCATGGACCACTTGCAAAGAAATGGGCACCGATGTTGCTTCTAGCAATAAAGACTCAGACTGCGAATTTCGAAAACAGGGAAGCGATAAGAGAAACCTGGGGACGTTCTGGAAGGATAAAGACCCGGGATGGGCAGCTAAAAATTGTTCGCAGGGTCTTCCTTCTTGGGAAGTCCAAAAGCAGGCAGCATGAAGAAAAACTGCAATTAGAGAGTAAAAAGTATGGTGACATCCTCCAATGGGAGTTCACGGACGCCTTTTTTAACCTCACCCTGAAAGATGTGCTGTTCTGGGAGTGGTTCTCAAGGCGGTGCCCACATGCCAGATTCATCTTTAAAGGAGATGATGATGTGTTTGTGAGGACACCTGCTGTTCTGGACTATCTACAGGCTGTGGAGGCCAATGAAAGCTTATCAGATGAATCCAAAAACATGGAGAGCTTTGTCATTGGGGATGTGATACACAACGCAGCACCTATACGCACTAATAACACCAAGTATTTCATCCCGGAGAGCTTTTTTAAAGGGCTGTACCCGTCATACCCTGGTGGAGGAGGGGTGGTTTACTCTGGCTCTCTGGCCCATAGGCTTTTGGAGGTTTCACAAAGGGTTCATCTGTTCCCCATTGATGACGTCTACTTGGGCATGTGTCTTCGAAGACTGGGGGTTTACCCCGTCCACCATCCTGCATTCCTTACCTTTGACTTTCCAAAGGATGAGCCCAAAGAACCCTGTGCTAATCATACCATTCTTCTGGTGCACAAGCGTAGCCCAGCTGAGATGTTCAAACTTTGGTTTGAAACCTTGATTCCAAGTCCTGAATGCAGAAACGCAACGCTTAGGGTTAAACCTAGACCTGACTGA
- the eif1ad gene encoding probable RNA-binding protein EIF1AD (The RefSeq protein has 1 substitution compared to this genomic sequence): protein MSKATKRKHVVKEVLEDYVTPTEDQQIMRVLGSNGNNLHEAVTGSGERFLLSMPTKFRKNIWIKRGDFVIVDPIKEGGKVKGEISFILYRDHIQHLRKLGVWPEGFQEDRTSGERNEGTQKERSEEKEEEEGDSESEDDDSDLFVNTNRATVLYSESEEETDEDEEEDKGRA from the exons ATGTCAAAGGCAACCAAACGCAAGCACGTAGTCAAAGAAGTACTGGAGGATTATGTCACACCCACTGAAGACCAGCAGATCATGAGG GTCTTGGGAAGTAATGGCAATAACCTCCATGAAGCTGTGACTGGCAGTGGCGAGCGTTTTCTCCTCAGTATGCCTACTAAGTTCCGCAAGAACATCTGGATCAAACGAG GAGACTTTGTCATTGTTGATCCCATTAAAGAAGGAGGAAAGGTAAAAGGAGAAATTAGCTTCATACTTTACAGGGACCATATTCAGCACCTGAGGAAACTTGGTGTCTG GCCAGAAGGATTCCAGGAGGATCGCACATCCGGTGAGAGAAACGAGGGAACACCGAAAGAAAGAAGTGAAgaaaaagaagaggaggagggTGACAGCGAATCTGAGGACGATGACAGCGATCTGTTTGTGAACACCAATCGTGCCACTGTTCTTTACAGTGAGAGTGAGGAAGAAACCGATGAAGATGAGGAAGAAGATAAAGGAAGAGCATAA